TAGGGCGTATGTTTAAACCACGAATGGTGCCGTGACGCTTTTGTCAATGAAAATTATAATCACAATTTGATTTGGAGaatgaatttcttttttaattttttgttccaTAAAGATTCTGAAAGTATTAGAAAATGTACGTTGCTGATAGGATATTAGGATATAATAACATATTAGATTTTTTAGTTAGAAATGATGCTAAAGCACCAATGTCAATAAATCGAACAATTACATGCAGACAAAACTTGTCAAATGTTTCTCTCTATAATCCCTTTAACATTTACGTAAAAATTTGTTTCTTATCTCGAACAGTTTGGTCAGTTCCCTGATAGTTTGGTGTGGCAATAAAACAGGTTGATCAACATGCTTAAATTGTATAACATGTAAATGCAAATGGGTCCTAAGAATAGCGTCCAATAATCTGAAATTCTTCGGTTTTTCGACATAATGGACAGATTGGTTGGTTGATTGCCAAACTTCATTAGCTATACTGCAGGGGCTTTACTACGAAACCGTAATTTCGTGACGGATAGACAAACGACACTTTGAGCTGTTGCAAAAATTCATTGGTAACTAAAATAGATGTGTTGGATTTATTCGacgttagttaaaaaaaaagtacaaaatacaaaatactTGATTTCTTCATAGAAGGTTTCCCAATCATTAGATTCTATGAGGAAATAAAAAATCCCAATTCTAAATCCCTTTTTAAGATGGATGCCAATATTAGGTTTTCCATTTCGACATGTTAAACTGCTGATTGTAAtaataaaacatcaaaattaaaattaaaaccatATTTAGACATTTACACATGTATATACACCGATTAAAAATGAACGCTGTTAGGAGTTCGATTGAGAGAAGGAAAACCGAACCACATGAAACAACATCTCAGAGTTGACCTGATACTTATATGAATTTTTCTTACTGAAGCCAACAAAGTCGCTTTGTTTTGAAGTATACGCACTACATACTTAAGtgaaagtcccaaatcgttctGTCGTTGTTACAGTTCGGACGTTTTACCAGTTTCTTGCACCAGAGGACTTTATACCCTGCGAGAGAGCACCTTGCACCAGCACAACTGGTGCCGATATAGTTGATGAGTTGTATTATTATATCAATTGCAGCCAACGTTATTGGGACAAAAAATTGCTTTTCAGTATGAAGATCGATGTAACATGCCTCGCTATTTGACCGAGGTTTGTTTTTTAGACGAAATTTTACTCGCAAACTGAGAAAACACCCCCAAAACGGACTAAAATTAATGACATTATGATCCAATTTTTGTGATGTGAATTGTATTGTCACATGTGTTGTTAGCGAATGTGTTATGTACTGTATTTCAATAATAAATTAGTGGTTAAATATAGTGAAGCTGCTACCAACACtggaaattaaatattttacagGATAGAAAGAAAGAACAGTGTTTTTTTGggggatttttttttttgacagaaaCAAGAGACGAGGACTGCGTAAACCAGTTTTATACGCGCATGATTGCTATTCTAATTTGTTAAAAGACTTCGGGTAAAATTCCTAAAAAGAGACTTAAAAGAAACACCTTAACTACTTTAGGTCAAGTTTTTACGGCTGTATATACACCATAAACCATGGCTAAACCTGCGCAACCACGCCGACGATTATGTATACACCGTAGTTACTCTAAAATTCCTGCTGTGGGATTAGCATTtcaacatcagaaaaaaaaattatggacaAATTTGTTCCGAGTAATGAAAAATGCAACTTTTACTTCCTTTAATTAAAATTCTGCAAACATGcattcaaaatttgttttaatttgttgatATGTGCGACGGAAATGTTGGAGCTAGAGCAGCTATTCCACAcccaaaaataaaatacacacgaTAAGAAGACTGCGAACACGATGTTAAGAGATTATGTTCTTAGTTAGATTAAAGGCTTATTGAAAAGAGCTCAATGAGACAAAGAAAATGAGGGGTCACTCAAGTCTCTACAATAAACGGTTCAAAAGTTATGTATGTTTGAATATCTCGGAAATGGGCTAAAATTTGACAATTGGGTATATAAATTATAGTTAGATAAATTAGCAATAGTGGCACCGTTTTAATAGTGCTATTTTAGGGGAAATATGTGTATAATGAAATTGTCATTACTCAGATTTTGTATATGTTggagatttaaaattttgtgcatAGTCAGATATATTACTGAAAATTATATTACTTTTCAAAATGGCTGCCATCCCTAGCAACAAGGCCATGTGCCATAGCTAGAGGGATATAAATACGTTGGAGTAAGTACAACATGAACTCTATAGAAATTACAGCAATTCCGCATGTGAGACTATCGGAGAAGGGGCGGTATTTTTTTTCAATCCCTATACCAAAAAAGCGAAAATTGCCCCTGGTGGGAATAGTCTGGGGGCAAGGGGATTGCCCGAGGATTCTCGAATTTCTATGCAAACAAAATAATGCAGACGTGAGGTGTTCTTGGTtagtattgttttttttgtaaagaacTTCACGTAAAATATTTTGACAATATCTTGGCAAGAATGATAGCCATACTGAAAATAAtaggaataaaatttaaaatttaaaattttaaaaatttaaactgatTTAAAGACTTGCGCAAGCAAGTCTTTAAATCAGCCTTCTTGTTTTGAAAACTTgatattaatttaattaaaataattaaaaatgttttgtcttGCAGGCAAGTCAAGTACGACACAGTATATCTCagctagaaaaaacaaaaaatggagaAAGAAGAGCACGAAGGTGGCtatgattatttttttgcatCAAGTGTGCCAGTGGATTTAACATGTGTTGTTTGTCACTCTGCAATGAGAGATCCGGTTCAAATTGTTAACTGTGGTCACAGATTTTGTAACTTgtgttatgaaaaaataaagcaaCATTCTCTTACAAGGTAAATATATAGAATTAACTGATGAACTTGCAATACATTCTAAACGTCTTTGTAATGGTTTTATATGTCACAAAAGCTTTTATTGTAATGCATAGTCACAGAGAAGAGAATATAGTCTGTAAAATGCTGTTTTAAAATTGTACAACACTTCCCCATTGATGCCATGTTCCAGCTTTATCTAGTACTCAGTTCAAAATGAGGTGCACAGAATGTAAACAACGTGCAAATGTTTGCACCAttttatttgacattttgtgcatTTTACTTGTATTTTCAGAATTCTGaaagaaaatgttaatattAGGGGTAAACCAAGCTAGGTGCACTGGCTATATAGTTAGACAGAATTTTGTTGAATCAATGAAGCTTACTATTATTCTTGCCTAATGCcatttctttttgtatttttatgggATTAAAATAGCTAATTATATATTGACACCCAATATGGTCAATTTTTATAACCCCATTTTTTTAAccacaaatatttaaaattgctATATTTTGCTAAATTACAACAGGTAAACTACATTGTACGTTTTGTGtttcaatatcaaaaaaaaaagtttatgagtTTGATTCACTAGAATGCCATTCTTTATAtgctagtcgataaggcccatggaaaaatccacctaGGTAATGATGTAAGCAATGACCTGTCAATGCACAAAGAatttaaacgctgatcaaaataatgtatatgtAGGATTGTGCCGTTTTGATCAATGGTTAATGAGATAACCCTGATTACCCACGCAGAAGATGACGTTAATTATTCTGACCTGTTTggtgtggccttgtggttatggagttcacTTCGCAATCACAAAGTCGGTGGTTTGGTCCACAGCGTGGGcgtgtttagcaagtgtcttcacCACAGCtatgggtcaacccatgccatgtgatggaaattgggtaggcaatgctggtgtatacctaatgtatatattcagaacacaggacccacgttgataacagtgttcccaacactgaagtgggtatatcctgtataaatattcggaataataattcTAAGTGCAATCAGGGGCTGATCTGGAAATTTAATTTCGGCTCATAGCACCGTAGATAAAAACTTTTAGGGCAACAAAAATACATGGCTTTAGCATATCGTTTCCTTTTTTAGTATAGAACATAGTTTCTGCATGAAAAATACTTTGATCAGCCCTtggcaatggcttcactaattttaaaaatgcttttcatGTCAGTTTAAATGCATCGATGTTGTGCTGTTACAGCAAATAAGACACAAGTAAATTAACACaaccactttgcctgttacactCACAGACACTTGGACACGATCactatattatataaaaaatattccaaTTTTTAATCCTACTTACTTGGTTGTGGTTATTTAGTGCATAATTTACTGCATTGACTGGCTGGCTGACATAAGAAGCCAATTGATTTTACAATAGCAAGCATTTCGTAATGGGTAAGTGTCCCACAAGACACATGAAATGTCATGAAGACAGAAAATACAATAACTAGTAAAAAGAAGGTTATTGACTTGAAACTGGTTATGATATGTTTTTAGAGCAGTCTAAAAGGTattagtataaaaaaaataatattttattagctacttaattgctttgggttccagaataataacacaaattgatagaaacaatgtatttctgTTGGAATAAGTTGATACAACACATTCAGTATGCATAGACTATTTATGGAAATTTTTGGGGAATGGATAGGAATGAAGGTGCCTCCTTCGTGCTTCGTCAtatgcacaaatatataatgcataaCGTGAGCGTCAGGATATGCGTTATAGGCGTtttcatgccctgagcgtcaggtgcatgagacagatgagatgcactgagcgtcagatgcatcgacatgtcctgagtgtcaggcacatgctaattatggtgttctcttccataccctgagcgtcaggtgtatgagagatgccctgagcgtcaggggctTCAACATGCCCTGAGCGTTAGGCGCATGTTTACTATACACATAATGACTACagtagagatgccctgagcgtcaggtgcatcgacatgtcctgagcgtcaggcacatgctaattactggtgtttttattcataccctgagcgtcaggtgtatgagagatgccctgagcgtcaggggcttcatcatgccctgagcgtcaggcgcatgtttcttattcacatgatgactacactagagatgccctgagcgtcaggcgcatcgacatgtcctgagtgtcaggcacatgctaattatggtgttctcttccataccctgagcgtcaggtgtatgagagatgccctgagcgtcaggggctTCAACATGCCCTGAGCGTAAGGCGCATGTTAACTATACACATAATGACTACagtagagatgccctgagcgtcaggtgcatcgacatgtcctgagtgtcaggcacatgctaattacttgTGTTCTTATTCTACAATGACTTTTATCAACACATTACTTGCCTAAATGGCTGACGAAGGAGGCCCAACACACCCACCAATTAAATTAGATGCTCCCTACAGACTTGTTGTTTCTACCTCTGGACTAAAACCCTGACATAACATGAGCCAAAAGAAATGTCAGGGAAACCTTGAGGCAGAAGCAATTTGTCTGGTTATGTTGTGCTGCGTGCTCACATAACAGTTGTGATGTATTTGTCTTTAGTTGCATTGGAGACGTTCATGATATTTCGATTTCGACTCGAGTCCATTGCACCACAATGATTGAATTGGTATCTCATCCACCATTAGTAGGCGTGTTgatgacataaaataaaaaaaagaaataggtaAAGAAAATCAATCTATAAAAGGGTGGGAGGGTGGGTAACTGTAAGCTGTAAGGTACATCTGAAGAACTTGTGCAGTGTGGGATGTTGGGTTCTTATATGCAACCATTAATAATCAAGACCTGGGTAGGGTCCATTTCCTTTACAGGCAAGTCACACTAATAACCCTGGCAATATTTAAGATTAGGTCTATAGGTAGAAACCACCCCCACTGTGTCAGGCTCTACATGACATGTTCAATGACTAAGGTAAACCTAATGTATATTAACCACAATACTAAAGAACTGTAAttctgtcaccacaattaacatgagcaaaacttgcagtttagctcCATACTGAGTTACAGATTTAGGCATCGACCACCAATAGTCTGGTTATAAATGATTAAATATATAATTCTTATTGTTTTAAGTCGCTAACTTACTGAAGAAAACATATTGTTGTAATGTAAAATCGAGGTCTATTATTCGGGTGCATTATTCAACACGTTTTACcataaatttaaacttttccatatccaaaaaaatttgaacTCTGGTAAATGTTATGAACATGTCTTTTAGATGTGTTGATTTGTGTTGCCCACTTGATCGAGAGGTGATTGATCCAACCAAGGTAGAATAGTTATCAATTTTTTAATCTACTTTTGCCAGATATGTTGATCAAGTAagttatttgtttaaaatttaaatacgcTGTTTTTCACTCTACAGGTTGTGTTGTTAAAACCTCCTTATTTACTTATCAGCCTATATCTCATTTAGACATATTTAACTTTCTATATTTTTAGAGGGCTAAAATGGGTCAAATATATTTCATTGGTCACAATGATGTTTGATTTTGTAAATAGTTCTTAAAAAATATCTGATGTTATACTTTCCCCAGATCATGCCAGATCTAAAAAACCCACAAACTTTACATTCAAACAAATAGTAACTTAGAAAACCTTGGATATTTATTATTCTGTGGAGAAATGCCTGGAAAACTTGTCTTAAAATATTTCTCTTTAAAGTGTTACATTATCTTGCAGTTTGCGGCCTAGTAAGAACagtcagaaaattaaaaaaggctTGAAGAtattacaattaaaaataaaattggccCCTGTTTCAGGTCTCACAAAATTCCCCTGCTtcacttaaaataaaaacaaggcaCATTGTAACCTGTAGTATATAATAACTAAAACATAAGTTATGTGCTTTTTATCTTTATACTTTATTTGTAATTTATCAAAGTTACAAACAAatctaagaaaaaaagaagaagaagatagaAAATAAATCTTTTGTTCAAATATATCCCCACTTGTCTTTTGGCTCATTACACCATGGGCAGAACTCTCCCCCTACCTAGTGGGAGGTATATACTACTGTtttctaataaatttaaaatcaattatttATCACTTATACTGTCAACTATCACACATCAAAAAAGgattaacttttattgtttcaaACAATAATTGAAGAATGATGCTGTTATATAAATCTATATATATTTAGGTTTTTGCTGATAAAGCTGCACAAAGAAACATATTTGACTTAATTGTCAAATGTTCTAACCATCAACAAGGTTGCACATGGAGCGATGAACTAAGAAATATTGAGgtacattgaatttttaacagtTATAtactacttttaatttttttacttgcaaattttaaaataacaatttgAATTGCAAATAGCACACTTAATGATGGTTTTAAACTGGTATATTTTGTGATTTGAAgctgtaaagaaaaaaaaaaaggtttagtaAACATTTAAATGTATTTGCTCTGTAACAAAATACAACAAAACCATGTAAGTAAGTAAGCAAGAGTTTATTTgctggaaaaataattaatttagcTAGATAAATTGCTAAAAAAACACCAACAACAAGCTGGAGACCATCACACTAGTTAAAAACTAATCTAAGGAGATGACCTCCATTATATATTtggaattttcattttaaataaataaatataaattctctatttattttctttaagaaaattaaCTATACACTGTACCTGGGTTATTTATCCGTTTGCAAAAAGTAAAAGAGGGACTAAGTTAGTTAGAAATATTTATTGAGGAGGGAATTTGTGCAGAGTGATTTGATTCTAGATATTGATAGTGAAGAAAGGTCTTGTCTAGGGAAAAGAGATTGAAAGAAGTTCCAGCTAGTATACATTGATATAAAGTAGAATTGGTACCAAAAGAAAAAGTTCTAACAAGGGGTTTGTCTAAAAGTTTAATAGAAGATCCTCTGGTATTGTAAGTATTCGGGCGAAACGCTAGACTGAAAAGACTATTTATATCAGGTGGAGAGGTTTTGTTTAGGATTTGGTGAAATAGAGTTACATTACAGATTTTGGTggtatcaaaaatatcaagaagGTTAAGTTGCTTTAGTAGAGGTTTAGAGGGTTGATTGAAGTCAGCGAAGGTGATGAGTCTGACCGCtattttttgaagtttaaagATTCGATCAGTATGGATGTTATGGGTTAGACACCAAACTTGGAAGGAATAAGAAGCgtgagaaaaaagttttttgccaTTTAGTTTTAGTCTAACATCATAGTTGATTGACTTATTGGGATGCCTGAAAAGAATAACTTCGGTTTTGGCAACGTTAAGTgcaattttatttgcatttaaCCAGTTGCATAGAAGTTTTAGATCAATATTAACTCTTTTCTTAATGGTTTTCAAACTGGGACTAGAGCATAATAGACTGGTGTCATCTGTAAAGTGGAAAACATCACTATAGTAAATTCCGTTTAGGAGGTCATTAATGTAAATCAAGAAGAGTAGTGGTCCAAGGACTGATCCCTGGTGCACTCCATGAAAAATTTCTAGTTCGAAAGAGTTATTCccagtaataaaaacaaattgtctTCGGTTAGTAAGATAAGATTTAAACCAG
Above is a window of Hydractinia symbiolongicarpus strain clone_291-10 chromosome 3, HSymV2.1, whole genome shotgun sequence DNA encoding:
- the LOC130636786 gene encoding TNF receptor-associated factor 4-like; its protein translation is MEKEEHEGGYDYFFASSVPVDLTCVVCHSAMRDPVQIVNCGHRFCNLCYEKIKQHSLTRCVDLCCPLDREVIDPTKVFADKAAQRNIFDLIVKCSNHQQGCTWSDELRNIEAHMRNDCEYQMVECEHSDCKASMERRLLAQHILVCHDHKDVQNPWALQLLDKKIITIEKKTSRVNSSKRERYQ